In Nocardioides sp. InS609-2, a single genomic region encodes these proteins:
- a CDS encoding class I SAM-dependent methyltransferase — translation MSAPPDLPDIVARAFDVCRKAGYVAFCRNETGRLLATLAATRGGTMAEFGTGCGVGTAWLRSGVRTDVRIVTAELNPKLATAAAEIFEDDPSVDVLAADWSTLTDQGPFSLLFLDSGEPDSVRVDAVADLVEPGGLVVLDDFTPCEVWPPIHRGRVDTLREEWLTDERFTAVEVMIASDASAVIATRR, via the coding sequence ATGAGTGCTCCTCCCGACCTGCCCGACATCGTCGCCCGCGCGTTCGACGTCTGCCGCAAGGCGGGCTACGTGGCGTTCTGCCGCAACGAGACCGGACGACTGCTGGCCACCCTGGCCGCGACCCGGGGCGGCACCATGGCGGAGTTCGGCACCGGGTGCGGCGTCGGCACGGCGTGGCTGCGCTCGGGAGTGCGCACCGACGTACGCATCGTGACCGCCGAGCTCAACCCCAAGCTGGCGACCGCCGCCGCCGAGATCTTCGAGGACGACCCGTCGGTCGACGTGCTCGCCGCCGACTGGTCGACGCTGACCGACCAGGGTCCGTTCTCGCTGCTGTTCCTCGACTCCGGTGAGCCCGACAGCGTGCGGGTCGACGCGGTCGCCGACCTCGTGGAGCCCGGCGGGCTCGTCGTACTCGACGACTTCACCCCGTGCGAGGTCTGGCCGCCGATCCATCGGGGCCGGGTCGACACCCTGCGCGAGGAGTGGCTGACCGACGAGCGGTTCACCGCAGTCGAGGTGATGATCGCCTCGGACGCGTCTGCGGTCATCGCCACCCGCCGCTGA